CACGTGCGCGGTGAGCAGCAGCACCCAGCCCAGGGTGTCCGGGCGGCGCCCCTCGTCCGTGAACAGCGCCAGGCAGGCCGCCGCGGTGAACAGGACCGCGGCGAGCACGGCGTCGTTGCGGGTGCCGTGCTCGGCGGTGCGGGGGTCGCGGTTGATCACGGCCATGACCCGCTCGCCGAGGCGGGGCCCGGACGCGTTCGGGGTGGGTGCGTGCACCCGCCCATCCTCCGCGACGGACGCGCCCCTCCGGGAGGGGAGGGGCGCGCTCCGGTCGTGGGACACCTCAGACACCGGCGGTCTCCCGCTCCCCGGCCCGCACCGGGGCGCCGGGCGCCCGGGAGAGCCGGCCCGGCCACCACACCCGGCGCCGCAGGGCGACGCTCGCGCTGGTGACCAGGTAGGTGCGGACGAGGAAGGTGTCGAGGAGGACGCCGACCGCGATGACGAAGCCCAGCTCGACGAGTTGCACCATCGGCATGCTGGTGAGCACCGCGAAGGTGGCCGCCAGGACCAGTCCCGCGGAGGCGATGACACCGCCCGTCGCGCGCAGCGCGGTGAGCGCGGCCTGCGTGGGTTCGGCGCCGTGGAGGGACTCCTCCCGCATGCGGTGCATGAGGAAGATGCCGTAGTCGACGCCGAGTGCGACCAGGAAGACGAACGACAGCAGGGGAAGGCCCGGGTCGGTGCCCTCGAAGCCGAGGAGCGGGCCGAAGACGAGTCCGCCGATGCCGAGGGCCGCGCCCCACACGGCGACGACGGCGGCGACCAGGATCAGCGGCGCGATCAGGGAGCGCAGCAGGACCACGAGGATCAGCAGGACCGAGAGCAGCACGATCGGGATGACGATGACGGTGTCCCGGGCGTTGGTGTTCTCCAGGTCGAGCTGCTGGGCGCTGGGGCCGCCGACGTAGGAGCCGTCGAGTCTGTCGCGCAGGGCCTCGATGGTGGCGGTCTCGGCCGCCGACTGGGGCGGGGCGGTGGCCAGCAGGGTCAGTTCGGTCCAGCCTCCCCCTCCGCCGCGGCCCTCCTCGGCGCTCGCGACGCCGGGGGTGTCCCGGGCGTCGGCGAGGGCGGCGCCGGCCCGGTCGGTGGGGGCGATGACGGTGATGGGCTGGGTGCCGCGCTCCGGGTAGGCGGCGGCGAGGGTCTCCATGGCGGCGATGGCGTCCGGCCTGCTGGTGAAGGAGTCCTCCTGCTTGAGGGAGCCGGGCAGGTTGAACGAGCCGAGCGCCAGCGCGCCGAGCAGGACGGCGCCGCCCACGAGCACGGCACGGGGCCGGCGTTCGGCGGAGCCGCCCATCGCGGTCCACAGCGACCTGCGGGCCTTGGGCGTGCTGCCATGGCGGGGAACGAGCGGCCAGAAGACGCGGCGGCCCAGCAGGACCAGGATCGCGGGCAGCAGCGTGAGCATCGCGGCCAGCGCGCACAGCACGCCCACGGTGCCCAGCGGGCCCATGCCGCGGCTGGAGTTGAGGTCGGCGGCGAGCAGGCACAGCAGTCCGGCGGCGACGGTGCCGGAGGAGGCGAGCACGGCGGGCCCGCAACCGCGCAGGGCGGCGAGCATCGCGTCGTGGGGGCGTTCGGTCCGGCGCAGTTCCTCGCGGTAGCGGGAGACCAGCAGCAGCGCGTAGTCGGTGCCGACACCGAAGACGAGGATGGTCATGATGCCGGTGCTCTGACCGGAGACCGAGGTGCCGAACCACTGGTGGAGGCCGTAGGCGACGCCCATCGAGAGGTAGTCGGCGATCCCGGCGACGGCGAGCGGGACCAGCCACAGGAAGGGGCTGCGGTAGATGAGGATCAGCAGCAGGGCCACGACGGCGGCGGTGGTGTAGAGCAGGGGGCCGTCGAGCGAGTCGTAGACCTGGGCGGCGTCCGTGGCCAGTGCCCCCTCGCCGCCGACCGCCACGCTCAGCCCGTCGCCGCCCCGGGCGACCTCCCGGACGGCGTCGACCAGTGCGTCCCGGGCCTCCTCGTCCTGGCCGGGCTCGGTACTGGCGACCGGGTACATGAGGGTGGTGCCGTCCTCGGACGGGATGCCCGCCGGGCGGCCGGTCAGCCGGTGCGCGCCCGCGATCTCGTCGATCTGGCCGGCGGCGGTGGCCCGGTCGGCGGCGGTCAGTCCGGTGTCGCGGTGGTAGACGACGACCATCTCGGTGGCGCCGCCGCCCGGCAGCCGGTCCTGGATCTCGGCGACCCGGGTCGAGTCGGCGCTCGCCGGCAGGTAGTCGACGGGCCGGTCGCGCTGCACGTCCGACAGTTTCGACGCGAACGGGGAGGCGATGGCCAGTACGGCGATCCACAGCCCGAGCACCAGCCAGGGCACGGCCCGGCGCCGTCCCCCGCCTGCCGCTCCCGGCGCCCCGCTTCTTCCTACGGCCCCCATCTGACGGGCTCCCTCCGCTGGATGTCCGGTTCGGTGTCCAGACTTCCGGCGGCGGGGAGCCGACGCGTCGGGCGTGCGGGCGAGTCCGCGGCTACTGCCAGGGGTGACGCCCGGCCGTCCTTACTCCCCGAGGAGTAGCGGGGGCGGTGGTGCGGTCAGGCCCGGTCGACCATCCAGTTGCCGTCCTCCTCGGCGTCGACCCGTACCTCCAGCTCCCGCAGGCCCATGCCGGCGTCCCAGAGCTCCTTGAAGCGCTTCAGCCGGTCCCGTACGTAGTCCTGGCGCGCGGTGAGCCGGGTCCGGACGTTGACGTCCCTCAGGTCCTGCTCGATCTCGAACGACACCTCCTCGTCGTAGAGGATGAAGTCGTTGGTGGTGCCGCGCTGGAGGTGCGGGGGCAGTTCGGGCAGGACGGCCGCGCGGACGTCGATGCGCCGCAGTTCCTGCTCCTCGCAGAGCCTCAGCAGCCGGTCGTCGAGCTCCCGCGCGCTCTCCAGCAGGAACAGCCGGCGCACCGACACGCCCTGTTCGTCGATCGCCTCCTGCTGGGCGTCGAGGTAGCGTCCGGCGGGCTCGCTGTTCCAGAACTCCCGGTCGACGGAGGTGCTGGTGGCGCAGATGGAGTGCTCGGCGGCGCGGGTGAGGGTGAGCATCCAGTCGTGGTTCTCGCCCGGGCACTCGGCGCTCTGGTTGGTGAGGTCCGCCATGTGGCCGACCACGCGGGTCATCTCCAGGTGGACGAAGGTGTGGAGGATCGAGGGCTCCGGCAGCAGCACGTCGGCGAAGCCCTTGGCCAGGTCGGGCACGCTGTCGATGCGGGCCCGGTCCAGCGGCGGGTAGGACTCCGCCGTCCGGTGGTCCGCCTGCGTGACGTGGCTCTCGACCAGCTGTTTCACGTCCTCGGTGTGCCGGGTCAGGCCGGTCCGCAACTCGTCGTCGTACCGGGTCAGGCCCTCCCGGACGGCGGCGGTGTTCTCGGCCAGGGCGCTCTCCACCCGGCGGGTGTGCTCCTCCAGCCGCACGTGGCCCGGGCGTGGGGCCAGGCCGAGGACGTACTGGACGGCCATGGCGGCGCCGGCGCAGAGCACGGCGGCCGCGAACTGCCGCAGCGTGCCGTCCTCCGGGCTCAGCAGCGCCGTGACGCTCCAGAACAGGGCGCCGACGACCAGGGCCACCAGCAGCATGCGTGCCCATGGCGACTCCCCTCTCGGGTCGGCCGGGCCCCGGGTGCGGGCCGTGTCGTCGGGGCGGGGTGACTGTGCCGTGCTCATCTCGCTTCTCCCCCCGTTGGGATACGCGTCGGATCGGGGTGGGATGTGCGTGGGAGGCGCCGGCGCCGGTCAGGGGACCGGCTCCACCTCCCGGTGGGCTGAGGGAATGGCGTGCAGGGTGAGCTGGTCGCGGATGCGCTGCACCAGGGCCTGCCACTGCCGGGTGAAGCCGGGCCGCTCCTCGAGCGGGTCCCACAGCGGGGCCAGCCCGCCGGCCACCCGGGCCGCGGGCATCCACAGGTGCAGCAGGTGGTCGACGGCCGGACGCAGCGTCCTGACGACGGCGCCCGCGTCCTCGGCGGCTCCCTGGCCCAGCCGGATGCCGTCGAACATGCGGACCACGGTGGTGAGCAGCCAGTCGTGCAGGGCGAGGTCGTCGCAGAGCACGGCGAGCTCGGCGCCGTCGGTGCCCTCGGGCACCCGGAGCCGTACGGTGCGCAGTTCGTCCTCGGCGAGGGTGAAGCGCTCGAGGGAGGGGCCGTCGCCCGGGGCGGCGGGCAGGGCCACCCAGCGCAGCCGGGTCGGGCGGGACCGGAAGGGCGGACGCTGGTCGAGCAGGGGGTGGCGCAGCAGCCGGGTGAGCAGCCCGTCGGCGATCAGTCCGACGTCGAGGTCGCCGTGCCGTCCGCCGTCGAGCACACCCCGCGCGACCGCCTCGTGGGGCAGTTTCCCGAGCGGTTCGACCACGCCGGGCCGCACCAGGTACTCCCCCCAGGGCCGCCGCTGGTCCGGGCCGGACGCGGGCACCCGGAAGCGGGCGGAGGTCTGCAGCAGGCGTCCCTCGGTGAGCGCGGCGCGTGCGGCGACGGTGCCGACCGCGCGGACGCGGGCGCCGGTGGCGCTGGGCAGCGGGCAGTCGACGCCGGTGAGGGTGTCGGGGGAACGCGCGTAGAGGCCCGGGCGCTCGGAGAGCAGGACGCGTTCGTCGGCGCGCAGGGCCAGGAGCTGGGCGGCGGACCGGATGTCCAGGGCCTGCCGGGCGGGCAGCAGGCAGGTGCGGACCTCGCCGCAGACGAGGTCCGCGCCCGGTGTGCTCTGCCGCGGCGCCACGTCACGGCCCCGCGTAGTAGACGTAGGACACCCGGTCGGCGACCGAGTCGGGGACGGGCGTGCGCTCCCGGCCGGAGCGTTCGGCGACCTGTGCGAGCGCTCCCGGGTCGACCTCGATCTGGTCGAGGATCACGCGGACGGCGTGCTCGACGGGCAGGAACCGGGTGGGCAGCACCGAGCAGGTCCGGTAGGCGGCGAAGGGGTCCGCGCGTGCGTCGAGCCGCAGCAGGGAGGGCAGTTCGTCCCAGTCGTCCGGGAAGCCGGTGCCGGTGTGCGGCTGGGGGACGAGGACGGCGTCGCCCTCGTTGCGCAGCAGTCCGAGGCGGGCGAGCTGCCACACGGCCGCGAGGAAGGGGCAGGACCAGGTGCGGTGCCCGTCGGCGTCGTCGCTCCACAGCTCGACGTCGAGGAAGACGGAGTGGCGGCGGGCGGCGGTCTCCTTGGGCGGCTGCCAGGCGGTGGCGCGCTTCATCGCCTGCGGGGCACGGGCGACGGGGCTGCGCTCGCCGTTGGCCAGCCAGCCGGTCTGCGCGGTGGGCGGGCGCAGACCGTGACTGCCGGGTGGCGGCGACTCGACGATGCGGCCGGCCACCGCCTCCGCGACGGGCACCTTGCCGGTGACGGCGCAGCCGGACTCGCGGGCGAGGTAGTCGACGCTCAGCCCGGCCCGCTCGGCCTCCGCGAGCAGCATGGGCACGACGTCGGCGGGGGTGGAGAAGCGGGTGAAGTAGTCGTCGATGAGGAAGCAGGTGCTGATCCGGGCGCGTTTGCCGCCGGCCCGGGCGGTGGCGGCGGTGCGGGCCGCCTCCACCCAGGGGCGTACTTCGGCGAAGTGCCGGCGCAGGCGGGCGGGGCCGGCCTCGAAGTCCTCCATGTACAGGTGGCCCAGCTCCAGGGAGAGGTGGGCCAGCGGCACCGACTGGGTGCGCGGCTCGGCGGCGGTCTCGCGGAACACCTCTTCCGTCACGGCCGCCCCCAGTGCGAGTCGTCGGTGAGCCGCCGGGCGATCTCCTCCAGCGCTTCCAGGGTCTCCTTGTTGGCGATCTGGGTGGAGAGCACGTCCTCCTCGGTGATCAGCTGCTCGCGCCACTGGAGTATCGGCTCCAGCGGTACGACACCGAGTACCACGCTGTCGCCGATCCGGTGCTCGGCGGCGAGCCGGCGCAGCGCCTCGTCGCACGTTTGCATCCAGGCGGCCTGGGCGGGCGAGCCCTGGGACCACAGCGGCGACTCGGGATCCGGTACGGCGGCGCGCACGAAGCGGATCGCGGCGCGCAGGGCGTCCTCGTCGTGGCCCCGGTCGACGCCGCCGCCGATGATGCCGTGGTCCGCGTGGACCAGGCCGGAGGCGGCGATCACGTGCTGGCGCGTCCAGCGGTGGAAGACGAGCCAGCGGAAGGGCACGTTGCGCATCCGGGGGTGGGCGGTGGCCGCGAGGACCATGTCGACCGCGTAGCTGCGGCCGGCGCTGAGATCCACGACGGTGATGTCGAACTCGCCGTTCAGCCGCAGCAGCAGGTCGACGCACCGCTCCAGGGTCTCCTCGCCGGTGGCGAACTCGCCGCCGCCCGCGTCGCCGGGGAACAGGACGAGCCGGCCGGACTGGTTGGGCCGGGCACGCAGCAGGGGGTGTTCGGTCTGGCGCCAGACGTCGATCCTGGCCGGCTCGGCGGTCTCTCCCTCCAGGTAGGAGTGGAGGCCGCGTTCCTCGGTGCCGCGCATGGCGCCGGGCACGTCGAAGACCGCGGCGGCGGTGGGCGAGCCGAAGTCGAAGTCCACGTAGGCCACGTGATCGCCGGTGAGGGCCCGCTGGTAGGCCAGGTTGGCGCTGGTCACGGACCGCCCGGTGCCTCCTTTGTCGGAGGCGGCGAAGACGAGCACCCTCACACCTCCTGCGCGGCGGCTCCCCTGGCCTGGGCCAGGGTGTCGAGTTCCTGCAGGACGGGGAGGGCCAGCGCGAAGGCGGTGGCGGGCCGTTCGTCGACCAGGCCGCGGGCGTGGTCGAGGCGGCTCTCGATGCTCCGCATGGCGCGGGCCCGGCTGCCGTCGGCGGCGGCGGACGCCTCCAGCTGTTCCTTGCCGAACAGGTGGGTGGCCTCGCTGAGCAGTTCGCGGGCCAGCTCGGCGAGTTCGGGGCTGCGGATGGGCTGCTGCTCGTAGAGGTTGCGGGCGGCGACGAGGCATTCGGTGACGCGCTCGGTGATGCTCCAGGACATGCGCAGGCCGGCGGTTCGCGCGTCGGGGTAGACGGACCGCACGTCGTCCCAGAGGCCGGCGCCGTCCTCGTCGTCGATGCGCCGGGACCACAGGTGCTCGAAGGCCTGCTCGGCGAGGCGCAGCAGCCGGTCCTGCGCGCCGATGTTCCGCGACAGCGTGGCCAGCTGGATGATCCGCTTGAGCAGTTGGGCGGAGTAGTCGGTCATCCGCCACAGGAGGACCCCGCCGGAGTGCTCGGACCCGGCGAGCGGCATGGTGACGCCGGGGGTGTGCAGCCTGATGGTGGGGTCGTCCTTGGTCATCCGGCTGGTGACCCGGCCCCGGTCGGCGAGGCGCTCCATGACGGCGACGGTGCGGGTGAGGTCGTCGTCGGTCGCCTTCCGGCGGACCAGGTCGTGGACGAGGATGGCCGCGACGGTCAGCGAGAAGTACTCGGACTCCAGGCGCAGGCCGGTGGTCTGCCAGGGCAGGTCCTCCAGAGGCCAGCGCTCGCCGCCGAAACGGGCGATCGCGGACCAGTACTGCTGGCTGAGTTCCCAGCGCAGGCGCAGCGCCTCGGCGAGCTTCTGCTGGTCGGCGTCGAGCAGTCCGAGGGTGAGGGTGCGGTCGGAGAACAGGTCCTGGATGCCGTCGAGGGCGACGACGGTGAAGTACACGTAGGGCAGCCGGTCGGCGATGCCGTCGGGCTGCCCGTGGACCTGGACGTCCAGGTCGGTGACGGTCGGCGCGTCCTTGACGATGCCCCAGGCCCAGCCGCACTCGAAGAGCTGGCTCTCGTCGCGGATGCCCTCGTCGACCTGGATGCCGCGGGTCAGGCTCTCGATGATGGTGGCGCGCAGGGGGCGTAACTTGCGGGAGAACTGCTGGAGGACGGCCCGGTCGGACTGTCTGCCCTGTCCGACGACCTGGATGAGCCGCTTGCCCTGCTCGGACTCGGCGTCGAAGACGTTGACGGTGAAGGAACGCAGCAGGCTGATCATGGCGGCGGTCAGCCGGGCGTTGGTGGCGTCCCTCAGCTCGGCGATCGCCCTGAGCACCTCGGGGCGGGTCGTGGTGCCCTCGTAGACCTTGAGGAACCCGAGGGTGGCGAGGCAGAGCGTGACGGACATGGAGTAGGAGTCCACCACGCCGAGCTGGCTCTGTTCGTGGGTGATCTCGCCGTCGGGCTCGGCGGACCTGAAGTAGTGTCCGCCGGCGAAGGTGGGGCTGTCGTCCGTGCCGGTGTGCGTGCGCATGAACTGGGTCAGCGCGGTGATCAGGTTGGGCGGGATCTCGAGCCGGCTGCCGATCCGGTCGAGGGCGCGCAGGACGTCGCGTTCGGTGGTGTCGGGCTGGTCGAGCCGGAAGGCGGGGACCTCGGTGGCGGGATAGAGCAGGCAGAGCAGGCGCTCGGCGTCCGCGACGCTGCTCAGCCCGTCGGTGTCCCCCCGGACGAGCTTCCCGTCCTCGAACGAGTGACGGGCCATGGCCTGCCAGATTTCCAGCATGTGCTGGCGTGGCTTGATCTGCATCCCCGCACCCCTCGTACAGATCTCGTTGCCCTGTGTTCAGCATGGTCCCCGTTCCTACGGGACGGCAACCTCCGAATTGCGCCGCCCCAGGGCGAGGAGCATTCCCTCGTGTCCCGGCCGCACCATGTGGTGCAGATCGTGGATCTCCAGCTCGGCGGTGAACGGAGCGAGGCTCTCTCTGACCCGGTCCTCGTTCACCCGGTAGGCCGGATAGTCGTGATCGCCGACGCGATAACCGACCGACTCCTTCATGAACGCGGCGGCGAAAGGCGCACGCTCACCGAGGGCGTTCATGAAGCACCGCACACCCCGCTTGAACTCGTCGGGACACTCGGACATGGAATCGGCGACGAAGAACATGGTCCCGAGGTCCCAGCGCCGGTGTCCGTCGAGGTCGAACAGGTTGCCCCGCTCCACCCGGACGATCTCGCCGAACCGGCTCCTCGGCTCGACTGCGGCGTAGGCGGGGGCCTCACGGAGCACGTCCCAGAACGCGTCCCACGCCGTGTCGAAGCCCCCGGAGGAGACCTGCCTCTCCAGGTACTCGACATTCGGACGCGCGAATTCCAGCAGAAGGATCTTTTCGCACCAGGGGAGCATCGAGAGCGCGGGATAGAGATTCGCCCCGGCACCGGCGTCGACGCCCCGCACCGAATCCGGCACGCCCCCGGAGAAACAGCGCCCGAAGTGGTCGCGCATCAACCGGACGATCAACAGGTCCACTTCGAGCGGCGTCCGGTAATTGTTGTCGACGTACACCTCGGGATCGAACTTCGACCAAGGTGCGTCGGCGTTGCGATCCATAGTCACCCTGCCGCGTTCCATTCGAATCCGGACAAGCCCAGTGCCGTGCACGGTAGGCCACCAGGACACGTCGAGACAGCCGGGAAACCGCCAGACCTCGTCCGCCGGGCGCACGTCGGGCGCATGGACGCACACCTTAACTCGCCCTTGCACGAGGCAAGTTGGAAGCTCACTCTAGCCAGGAGGGGGCGGCGGCCGCCACACGATGCCGCGTACTCCTGACGAATGAAAAGCGCACCCGTCGAGTTGACCTCGCACGTCCTGACTGGGGGTTGCATGACCGCCGAACCGCTGGAACGTTCCCTGGCCCGCCGCGATCGGCTCACGGATGCCGGCCCTCCTCGTCCCGACGAACCGCCGCTGGTCCTGCGCACGGCCCAGGAGGCCGACCTGCCCGAACTGCGGCGGCTCGACGAGGAGGTCTTCCAGGACGTCGCCTATCCCGGCTTCCTCCTGCGCCAGCTCTTCGACATGTACGAGGAGCACTTCCTGGTGCTGGACGACGGCACGGGCCGGCTGCGCGGCTACGTGCTCGCCGCCACCCGGGCGCTCGGCGCGGACAGCTGGATACTCGGCCTGTGCGTGACGCAGGACCGCCGGCGTCACGGGCTGGGCCGGGAGCTGATGACGGAGGTGCTGGACCGGCTGTGCCGGGACGGCATCCGGGTGGTGCGCCTGACCGTGGAACCCGCCAACCTCGCCGCCATCTTCCTCTACCGAGGCCTGGGCTTCCGCCCGGAGGAGCCCGACGGCGGCCTGCGCCCGGACTACTTCGGCCCCGGCATGCACCGCCAGATCCTGCGCCTGGACCTGACGGACCAGGCGTCGCCGCTCTGAACGGTGGCCGGACCGCGCCGGCCGCGGCCGCGATCGCCGGGGCCGGGCGGCTGCCCGGGCCGGTCAGGAAGGCGTGCCCGCCGATTCCAGGAGGCGGGTCACGTCGTCGGAGCAGATGGTCAGGGCCGCGCCCACCGTGGCCAGCGCGTCGCGTTCGGCGGGGGTGTAGGGGCCGTCGGCCAGGGCGATGCGGGCGCCCTGGAGGAGGATGGACTCGCGGCCGACGGTCGCCAGGTGGGGGGCCAGGGGGTCCAGGGCCTCGTGGAGTTCTATGGCGAGGCCGGGCACGCAGGGCTCGCCGTGGACCCGGCCGGTGTCCGCCTCCAGCGCCTCGACGAGCGCGCCCAGCTGCTCCTCGGTGCAGTCCTCGAAGCCGGCCGCGCGCACCGCGACGGCGGCCGTCTCCAGCGACGTACGGGAGCAGGCGCCGCCCGCGGCGAGGACGGCGAGGGCGACGGTGTGCACGGCGTCGCGGAGCATCGCGGAGAAGCGGGTGGTGGTCGGGTGGTCGAGGACGTCGGTGCCGTAGTGGCGGCGGCAGGCCGCGCACTCGACGGTCGGCGCGGACTCGCCGCGCGGCAGCACGGGCACGCCGAGCAGGGTGAAGCGGCGGCGGCCGGTGAGCCGCTGGTAGTTGCGGTCGCCCCCGCAGCCCGGGCAGAAGAACTCGCCGTCCCCGACGGGCGTCCACGCGGTACGCGTGCCCAGGATGCGCGGCAGCCGGACAGCTCGGCCCTGTCGTTCCCGTCCAGGCAGCACGTCGCACCTCCGTAACCGCGCGACAGCATCGTCGCGCTGGCGTGATGTTAGCCACATCACCTACGTGGAGTCAGTACCCCGGAGGAGACCTTTCCGTGACCTGCACACGGAGTTGGCCGGTATACGACGGGGCCCCGCCCGCCGGAGAACGGCGGGCGGGGCCTGTAACCACCGATTCGGCTGGTCAGCGCGCCGCTCGGTTGACGGCGGAGACGACCGCCTTCAGCGAGGCGCGCGTGGTGTTCGCGTCGATTCCGATGCCCCACAGCACCTTGTCGCCGATGGCGCACTCGATGTAGGAGGCGGCCTGCGCGGAGGCGCCCTCGCTCATCGTGTGCTCCTGGTAGTCCAGCAGGCGTACGTCGATGCCGACGCCCTGCAGGGCGTGGAAGAACGCCGAGATCGGTCCGTTGCCGGTGCCGACCAGCGTGGTCTCCTGGCCGTCGACCGTGGCCTCGACGGTGAGGGTGTCGATGCCGTCGCGGTCGGTGGTGGTCTGGCCGTTGGCGACCTGGATGCGGCCCCAGGGGTTGTCCGGGTTGGGCAGGTACTCGTCCTGGAAGACGTCCCAGATGGCCGTGGGCGTGATCTCGCCGCCCTCGGCGTCCGTCTTGGCCTGGATCAGCTTGGAGAACTCGATCTGCATCCGGCGCGGCAGGTCCAGCTTGTGGTCGTTCTTCAGGACGTACGCGATGCCGCCCTTGCCGGACTGCGAGTTGACGCGGATGACCGCCTCGTAGGAGCGGCCGACGTCCTTGGGGTCGATCGGCAGGTAGGGCACGGCCCACTCGATGTCGTCGACGGTGACGCCCTTGGCGGCCGCCTCGGCCTCCATGGCGTCGAAGCCCTTCTTGATGGCGTCCTGGTGGGAGCCGGAGAAGGACGTGTAGACCAGGTCGCCCACGTACGGGTGGCGCGGGTGGACCTCCATCTGGTTGCAGTACTCCCACGTGCGACGGATCTCGTCGATGTCGGAGAAGTCGATCTGCGGGTCGACCCCCTGCGAGAACAGGTTCATGCCCAGGGTGACCAGGTCGACGTTGCCGGTGCGCTCGCCCTGTCCGAACAGGCAGCCCTCGACGCGGTCGGCGCCGGCCATCAGCGCCAGCTCGGCCGCCGCCACCGCCGTACCGCGGTCGTTGTGCGGGTGGACGGACAGGCAGACGTACTCGCGGCGGGAGAGGTTGCGGCCCATCCACTCGAAGCGGTCGGCGTGCGTGGACGGCGTCGAACGCTCCACGGTGGCCGGCAGGTTGAGAATGATCTCGCGGCCGGGGCCGGGCTGGTAGGTGTCCATCACCGCCTCGCAGACCTCCAGGGCGAAGTCCAGCTCGGTGTCGGTGAAGATCTCGGGGCTGTACTGGTAGCCGAACTCCGTCTCGGGGCCCAGCAGCTTCTCGGCGTACTCCATGACCAGCCGGGTGCCGTCGACGGCGATCTGCTTGATGTCGTCCCGGGAGCCGCGGAAGACGACCCGGCGGAAGACCGGGGCGGTCGCGTTGTACAGGTGGACGGTGGCCCGCCTGGCGCCCTTCAGGGACTCCACCGTGCGCTCGATCAGGTCCTCACGGGCCTGCGTCAGCACGGAGATCGTCACGTCCTCCGGGATGGCGTCCGGGTCCTCGATGATCGAGCGTACGAAGTCGAAGTCGGTCTGGCCGGAGGCGGGGAAGCCGACCTCGATCTCCTTGTAGCCCATCTTGACCAGCAGGTCGAACATCGCGCGCTTGCGGGCGGGCGACATGGGGTCGATCAGTGCCTGGTTGCCGTCGCGCAGGTCGGTGGAGAGCCAGCGGGGGGCGGTGGTGATGCGCTGGTGGGGCCAGGTGCGGTCGGGGATGTCGACCTGCTCGTAGCCGCGGTACTTGGTGATCGGCATGGAACTGGGCTGCTGGCGGTTGGCCATGTTGGCGTGGGCTCCTCGTGATGTCCGCGGTGTCCGCGTGTCCAGAGAGACGGCCGACGCGCACCACCAAGCTCCGCGGGGAGGGAGTCGGCCTCTACAGGCCCTCGCCGCGGCAGCTAAGGAGAAGCAGCCCGAAACGCATGATGCCCAGCACCCTAGCCGAGCCACGCCGGTCACGCGGGTCCGTATCAGTATGCGGGACCACGGAGGGAAACAGGACAAAAAGTGCCGTATACCACTCACCGTCGACCGGAGGGGCGGGTTGGTACCGCTTTTCACCAATCATGGTTGCGGGTGGTGACAGTGACGTCACTCAGTGCGAGGGTGCCGGTCATGACGACCCACGGGGGCTTCGAGCCCGTCTTCTGCACCATCGTGCCGCCCCACGTCCTCGACAAGCTCGCCCAGCACGAGGACCCGGTACTCGCCGGACCCGCTCGCCGGACCCTCCAGCGCGACGCCTTCGAGCGCACCCACCGCCGGCTGACCACGGTCATCGGCGCCCCCACCGTCACCCCGCGCGCCGGCGCCGAACCCCGGAAGCCGCACCGCACGGTCTTCGACGCCCGGCACGGCACCGACCTGCCGGGCAGGAAGGTGCGCGGCGAGGGCGAGGAGCCCGGCAAGGACGCCACCGTCAACCGCGCCTACGCGGGCCTCGGCGCCACCTTCGACCACTTCCTGAAGGTCTACGGCCGCGACTCCATCGACGGCGACGGACTGCCGCTGGACGCGACCGTGCACTACGACCGCGAGTACAACAACGCCTTCTGGAACGGCGAGCAGATGGTCTTCGGCGACGGGGACGGGGAGATCTTCCTCGACTTCACCGTCTCCCTCGACGTCATCGGCCACGAGCTGGCCCACGGCGTCACCCAGCACACCGCCAACCTGACCTACTACGGTCAGCCCGGCGCCCTCAACGAGTCGGTGTCCGACGTCTTCGGCGCCCTCGTCAAGCAGTACTCGCTCGGCCAGACCGCCGCCGAGGCCGACTGGCTGATCGGCGCCGGGCTGCTCGCCCCGCGCGTGACGGGGGTGGCGCTGCGCTCCATGAAGGAGCCGGGCACCGCGTACGACGACGACGTGCTGGGCAAGGACCCGCAGCCCGCGACGATGGACGACTTCGTGCGCACCGGCCGCGACAACGGCGGCGTCCACATCAACTCCGGCATCCCCAACCACGCCTTCTACCTCGCGGCCACCGC
This region of Streptomyces ambofaciens ATCC 23877 genomic DNA includes:
- a CDS encoding M4 family metallopeptidase is translated as MTTHGGFEPVFCTIVPPHVLDKLAQHEDPVLAGPARRTLQRDAFERTHRRLTTVIGAPTVTPRAGAEPRKPHRTVFDARHGTDLPGRKVRGEGEEPGKDATVNRAYAGLGATFDHFLKVYGRDSIDGDGLPLDATVHYDREYNNAFWNGEQMVFGDGDGEIFLDFTVSLDVIGHELAHGVTQHTANLTYYGQPGALNESVSDVFGALVKQYSLGQTAAEADWLIGAGLLAPRVTGVALRSMKEPGTAYDDDVLGKDPQPATMDDFVRTGRDNGGVHINSGIPNHAFYLAATALGGHAWERAGQVWYDVLTGGELAQDALFTDFASLTVKAARERYGDAEELEAVRKGWEQVGVRTV